A stretch of Labrus mixtus chromosome 7, fLabMix1.1, whole genome shotgun sequence DNA encodes these proteins:
- the ripor3 gene encoding RIPOR family member 3 isoform X2 yields the protein MHLSPSRGGGAIWSMQPDQVDKVFQALRKGLKEFLEGHQAEMDFLSSQQRETKRNSRLAFLYDLEKEIRALERYIRRLEFQISKVEELYETYCIQWRLCQGAVNMKRAFSLSPSSRASRDSLLELNRNHRHSLQDMSAMEGELEILLGELHIKMKGLIGFARLCPGDQYEVVVRLGRQRWRIRGRIQSDDTQSWDEEEMVFLPHLHQNFEIKVSEAKGLGWLLVGMVTCASADFFVARPQLMLVDITELGTIKLQLEVTWNPFDSSEKIRPLSISRQSVSSRKSSVYSWTAPSTPSFSEKYFISMVRELKDGDGSLPSLLPNSRHNRGGVSLISYLSNPSHTSMTPNHSPQSPYMLSLTRAHSFPSSHSQCTSLGGSQTHLSLEEEEGSMEASVEEEEEEERRRRREEKDGEEEWSVLDTLSSPAESKTGSLLALHMSSTPDILRKNTTEPEAETRSAALRADSVCVQDSPECQSYSVPVSPSPPAVIPPSPTTDAPPPGRPGPSAAQRRAQSLRLGALISELERTLQNQKSSEKEMRALDHQILHLATILKNNLSLLKSSSSEETLAVEEVLGSFDFLSHDFNADDDTSCLGSLRLKDSGISSFQQSTLRSLGLLSTRSQSASEEELAFAPLTSGNWGLDQALETHLDICCILLQMLRATDFPPSRRELLEETSLQAEVLDRVSGLLLERNDNISAKDILPKPQRTRDVLLFWDECVNDSSSPFCCSSDTFCRTLRKRYTHKVKAKQPGQSEKVFSQLRQQLQTVCRTVPAPRPFCSPDRVSLFQLSVYLKRWNITGLGDHISRLSREEYFLSALRGPKRRRALNKIKGRGISELLPLGCTLQTLAALQIDSNHKVCKAAAGCLCRAAGCKTFRSKAVVFYTESLKSSDVEIQHGSCLALKCLRASESVDHIADLWRSEDEDLRSAAKETVLSFGKKGYLAFHRMDQLSCELEEEAYQNQETEITFL from the exons AG GAGATAAGAGCGTTAGAGAGATACATACGGAGACTAGAGTTCCAAATCAGTAAG gtggaggagctgTATGAGACGTACTGCATCCAGTGGCGTTTGTGTCAGGGAGCTGTGAACATGAAGAGAGCGTTCTCTTTGTCCCCGTCCAGCCGAGCGTCCAGAGACAGCCTACTGGAGCTCAACCGCAACCACAGACACAGCCTGCAG GACATGTCAGCCATGGAGGGAGAGTTAGAGATCCTCCTCGGAGAGCTGCACATCAAAATGAAgg gtctgATCGGCTTCGCTCGGCTCTGCCCCGGAGACCAATACGAG GTTGTAGTGCGGTTGGGTCGTCAGCGATGGAGGATCAGAGGAAGGATCCAATCAGACGACACGCAGTCGTGGGACGAGGAGGAGATGGTCTTCCTCCCGCACTTACACCAAAACTTTGAGATAaag GTATCGGAGGCAAAGGGTTTGGGTTGGCTGCTGGTCGGCATGGTGACGTGTGCGAGCGCTGACTTCTTCGTGGCGAGGCCTCAGCTGATGTTGGTGGACATCACGGAGCTGGGAACCATCAAACTGCAGCTGGAGGTCACCTGGAA cccCTTCGACAGCTCTGAGAAGATAAGGCCGCTCTCCATCAGCAGACAGTCTGTGTCCAGCAGGAAGAGTTCCGTTTACAGCTGGACGGCCCCGAGCACGCCGTCCTTCTCCGAGAAATACTTCATA tcgaTGGTTCGAGAGCTGAAGGATGGAGATGGCTCGCTCCCGTCTCTGCTGCCAAACAGTCGACACAACAGAGGGGGCGTGTCCCTGATCAGCTACCTGTCCAACCCCTCACACACCTCCATGACACCCAACCACAGCCCTCAGAGCCCCTACATGCTCAG TCTGACGCGGGCTCACAGCTTCCCCTCCAGTCACAGTCAGTGCACCAGTCTGGGGGGGAGTCAGACTCACCTgtccctggaggaggaggaggggtctaTGGAGGCgtctgtggaggaggaagaggaggaggagaggaggagaaggagagaggagaaggacgGAGAGGAGGAGTGGAGTGTGTTAGATACTCTGTCTTCACCTGCAGAGAGTAAAACAGGATCTCTGCTCGCCCTCCACAT gTCGAGCACTCCCGACATCCTCAGAAAGAACACGACTGAACCAGAAGCAGAAACCCGCAGCGCAGCGCTGAGAGCTGACTCCGTCTGTGTTCAG gactctccagagtgtcagtCCTACTCCGTCCCTGTCTCGCCCTCACCTCCAGCTGTGATCCCTCCCTCACCCACCACAGATGCTCCGCCCCCTGGGAGGCCAGGACCCAGCGCGGCCCAGCGTAGGGCACAGTCACTCAGACTGGGAGCCCTGATCTCAGAGCTGGAGAGAACTTTACAGAACCAGAAGAGCTCAGAGAAAGAGATGAGAGCGCTCGACCACCAGATACTTCATCTGGCTACCATACTGAAG AACAACCTGTCCCTGCTGAAGAGTTCGTCGTCAGAGGAAACGCTCGCCGTGGAGGAAGTCCTGGGCAGCTTTGACTTCCTGTCCCATGACTTCAACGCTGATGAtgacacttcctgtttgggcaGCCTGAGGCTTAAAGACAGCGG CATCAGCTCCTTCCAGCAGAGCACTCTGAGGAGTCTGGGCCTCCTCTCCACCAGGAGCCAATCAGCttcagaggaggagctggccTTTGCCCCACTGACTTCTGGGAACTGGGGTCTTGACCAGGCTCTGGAGACTCACCTGGATATCTGCTGCATCCTGCTCCAG ATGTTGAGAGCGACGGACTTCCCTCCGTCCAGACGGGAGTTGCTGGAGGAGACGAGCCTGCAGGCTGAAGTCCTGGACCGAGTGAGCGGTCTGCTTCTGGAGAGGAACGACAACATCTCTGCTAAAGACA tCCTGCCGAAGCCTCAGAGAACGAGGGACGTGCTGCTGTTCTGGGACGAGTGTGTGAACGACAGCAGctctcctttctgctgcagctcggACACGTTCTGCAGGACGCTGAGGAAACGTTACACACACAAGGTGAAGGCCAAGCAGCCCGGGCAGTCAGAGAAAG tGTTCTCTCAGCTCCGGCAGCAGCTGCAGACGGTCTGTCGGACGGTTCCCGCTCCTCGTCCTTTCTGCAGCCCCGACAGAGTCTCTCTCTTCCAGCTGTCCGTTTATCTGAAACGCTGGAACATCACGGGGCTCGGAGATCACATCTCTCGTCTCTCCAGAGAAG AGTACTTCCTGTCTGCCCTGAGGGGCCCCAAACGGAGACgggctttaaataaaataaaggggCGGGGTATCTCAGAGCTCCTCCCTCTTGGATGCACGCTGCAGACTCTAGCCGCCCTGCAGATCGACTCCAACCACAAAGTGTGTAAAGCTGCTGCTGGGTGtctgtgcagagctgcaggcTGCAAGACCTTCAGGAGCAAG GCTGTCGTTTTTTACACAGAGAGTCTGAAGAGCTCCGACGTTGAGATCCAACACGGATCCTGTCTGGCTCTGAAATGCCTCagg gcctcAGAGAGCGTGGACCACATCGCAGATCTGTGGCGATCAGAGGATGAAGATCTTCGCAGCGCTGCCAAAGAGACCGTCCTCTCCTTCG gtaagAAGGGTTACCTGGCCTTCCACAGGATGGACCAGCTGTCCtgtgagctggaggaggaggcgtATCAGAACCAGGAGACTGAGATCACGTTCCTCTAG
- the blcap gene encoding bladder cancer-associated protein, translating into MYCLQWLLPVLLIPKPLNPALWFNHSMFMGFYLLSFLLERKPCTICALVFLAALFLICYSCWGNCFLYHCQDAALPDAAQDPSIVGT; encoded by the coding sequence ATGTATTGCCTCCAGTGGCTCCTCCCTGTGCTGCTCATCCCCAAACCGCTGAACCCGGCGCTGTGGTTCAACCACTCCATGTTCATGGGCTTCTACCTGCTCAGCTTCCTGCTGGAGAGGAAGCCCTGCACCATCTGTGCCTTGGTCTTCCTTGCCGCCCTCTTCCTCATCTGCTACAGCTGCTGGGGCAACTGCTTCCTGTACCACTGCCAGGACGCTGCGCTGCCGGACGCCGCACAGGACCCGTCCATCGTCGGGACCTAG
- the podxl2 gene encoding podocalyxin-like protein 2, whose translation MLSTAADMPRPLLITLIALLFTCDAFRLGSSQRVIPLSPPLARLFQDEGQSQLDFIQELVRTKRHSVPELVRVQPHLVHDMGWPEIHETSRSQGKVDTANSSQLNPPSSTNQGQSRSGGDENMDVEDEMERMVHLVAPQDAESFRGPLDSSDPDKEPVGGPGAGDASLEASGFYGTDAEDRERGEEGGEERERRGGGEDEWQREAGEDRERRGGDVREEDEEEEERGGERDDHDDLCLTGYSPPFNLFRPKEPDASVHTEEQDPGLQEHQAPSVLEVGPLERELWEAEKEDDGHASGYGVLHSSITTPGATPSPTSAADGDSGGTVTPETDTGTDFGLLGSYTKDEETEKEEEEEEEEEEEEGEEETGLANKGVFTLNPTVPEVGLAPSREPLQPSVEEEEHKIRTIGPKDKGDELEEDRWRTFEETGIRPILPLTTEPSNTADSTRPSWDWSEKTTPLPVTEVVCLDWSELTERGYVFLNMTQNLNCEEFRVDHGVRLLRILERVFARRMNSPEGSWVLYLSKPTHQQHQLLMNVASEQGVIATKDVLDMLGQIRKSLNKVGIQNYSAAGSCQSAPRQTRSDYGKLFVVLVIIGSVCMVIITSGFIYICWQRRLPATKTNFRAEELHFVENGCHDNPTLDVANDSQPEMQEKKPSANGLAGGGEGGGEDSKRWQVFVNQAATDDDEEEQDTHL comes from the exons ccctcctgttcacctgtgacGCCTTCAGACTGGGCTCCTCTCAGCGGGTCATCCCCCTCAGTCCTCCGCTAGCTCGTCTCTTCCAGGACGAAGGTCAGTCCCAGCTGGACTTCATCCAGGAATTAGTCCGCACCAAACGCCACTCCGTCCCTGAGCTAGTGAGGGTCCAGCCTCACCTGGTCCATGACATGGGCTGGCCGGAGATCCACGAGACGTCCCGCTCCCAGGGCAAGGTGGACACAGCTAACTCCTCCCAGTTAAACCCTCCATCTTCGACCAACCAGGGTCAGAGCAGGAGCGGCGGAGACGAAAACATGGACGTGGAGGACGAGATGGAG cGTATGGTTCACCTGGTGGCTCCTCAGGACGCTGAAAGCTTCAGGGGACCCTTGGACTCCTCCGACCCAGATAAGGAGCCGGTCGGTGGGCCGGGAGCTGGAGACGCCTCCCTGGAAGCTTCTGGCTTTTACGGGACGGAcgcagaggacagagagagaggggaggaggggggagaggagagagagagacgaggagggggagaggacgAGTGGCAGAGAGAGGCtggggaggacagagagaggagagggggagacgtcagagaagaggatgaagaggaagaagagaggggaggagaaagagacgATCATGACGACC TGTGCCTCACAGGATACAGCCCACCTTTTAACCTCTTCCGCCCCAAAGAGCCCGATGCCTCCGTCCACACTGAGGAGCAGGATCCTGGTCTTCAGGAGCACCAGGCTCCTTCAGTCCTGGAG GTGGGTCCTCTAGAGAGAGAGCTGTGGGAGGCAGAGAAGGAGGACGATGGTCACGCCAGTGGTTATGGCGTCCTTCACTCCTCCATCACTACGCCCGGCGCCACACCTTCTCCTACATCTGCTGCTGATGGAGACTCTGGAGGAACTGTGACCCCAGAGACGGACACAGGAACAGACTTCGGCCTGCTGGGAAGTTACAccaaag ATGAggagacagaaaaggaggaggaggaggaggaggaggaagaggaggaggagggggaggaggaaacaggactGGCAAACAAAGGCGTATTTACCCTGAATCCCACAGTGCCAGAGGTTGGCCTGGCGCCCAGCAGAGAGCCTCTGCAGCCCagcgtggaggaggaggagcacaaGATAAGGA CGATTGGACCCAAAGACAAAGGGGATGAGTTGGAGGAGGACAGGTGGAGGACGTTTGAAGAAACAGGAATTCGACCGATCCTCCCGCTCACCACCGAGCCCTCCAACACCGCCGACTCCACCCGGCCGTCCTGGGATTGGTCAGAAAAGACCACGCCGCTCCCCGTCACAGAG GTGGTGTGTTTGGACTGGAGCGAGCTGACTGAACGAGGATACGTCTTCCTCAACATGACTCAAAACCTCAACTGT gaggaGTTTCGTGTGGATCACGGCGTCCGCTTGTTGAGGATCTTAGAGCGAGTGTTTGCACGAAGAATGAACAGCCCCGAGGGATCATGGGTACTCTACCTGAGCAAGCCGACACACCAACAACACCAGCTGCTGATGAACGTGGCGTCCGAGCAAG gaGTCATCGCCACCAAAGATGTGCTGGACATGCTGGGACAGATAAGGAAGAGTCTGAACAAG GTGGGGATCCAGAACTACAGCGCTGCAGGTAGCTGTCAGTCTGCGCCCAGACAGACACGCAGCGACTACGGGAAGCTGTTTGTGGTTCTGGTGATCATCGGCTCTGTGTGCATGGTCATCATCACGTCAGGATTCATTTACATATGCTGGCAGAGACGACTACCGGCGACTAAGACGAAT ttCCGTGCTGAGGAACTTCACTTCGTGGAGAACGGCTGCCACGACAACCCCACGCTGGACGTGGCCAATGACAGCCAGCCAGAGATGCAGGAGAAAAAGCCGAGCGCCAACGGGCTCGCaggggggggagaaggaggCGGGGAGGACAGCAAACGCTGGCAG gTGTTTGTAAATCAAGCAGCAACCGACGATgacgaggaggagcaggacacACATCTCTGA